In Bacteroidetes bacterium GWF2_43_63, a genomic segment contains:
- a CDS encoding tRNA guanosine(34) transglycosylase Tgt, with translation MKFSIKHKSGKARAGVLSTDHGDILTPIFMPVGTLGAVKGVTFDVLQNDINAQIILGNTYHLYLRPGAEILKQAGGLHGFNGWKRPILTDSGGYQVYSLSKIRKITEEGVVFQSHIDGSKHKFTPENVMDMQRIIGADIMMAFDECTPYPAERDYAHKSMLLTHKWLERCYTHFHKTKPLYGHEQGLFPIVQGSVYEDLREQSAKFISQFDSPGYAIGGLSVGEPTEMMYKITEQVCDILPHDKPRYLMGVGTPANIIRGIAHGIDMFDCVMPTRNGRNAMLFTRNGIMNMRNKKWEDDFSPIDESSPLGIDKTTSKSYMRHLFVAGEMLGPILASIHNLAFYLRLVAEARQAVIEGNYETWAAEAEKQTMTRL, from the coding sequence ATGAAATTCTCCATTAAACATAAAAGCGGAAAAGCGCGGGCGGGCGTATTGTCAACAGACCATGGTGATATTCTGACTCCGATATTCATGCCGGTTGGCACACTGGGAGCGGTAAAAGGCGTTACCTTCGATGTTCTTCAAAACGACATTAATGCACAGATTATTCTGGGCAACACCTATCATTTATATCTCAGGCCCGGAGCCGAAATTCTGAAACAGGCCGGCGGTCTGCACGGCTTCAATGGCTGGAAACGTCCGATATTGACCGACAGCGGAGGATATCAGGTGTATTCGCTTTCGAAGATTCGCAAGATCACCGAAGAGGGAGTCGTTTTTCAATCGCATATCGATGGAAGTAAGCACAAGTTCACTCCTGAAAATGTAATGGACATGCAGCGGATCATCGGTGCCGACATCATGATGGCGTTTGATGAATGTACACCTTATCCAGCCGAGCGGGATTATGCGCATAAAAGCATGCTGTTGACACATAAGTGGCTCGAACGATGCTACACTCATTTTCATAAAACAAAGCCGCTCTACGGTCACGAACAGGGCCTTTTTCCGATTGTACAGGGCAGCGTGTATGAAGACCTGCGCGAACAGTCGGCAAAATTCATCAGTCAGTTCGACAGCCCGGGCTATGCGATTGGCGGCCTGAGTGTTGGTGAGCCAACAGAAATGATGTATAAAATTACGGAGCAGGTTTGCGACATACTACCACACGATAAGCCGCGTTATCTGATGGGTGTGGGCACACCGGCGAACATCATCCGCGGAATTGCGCATGGAATCGACATGTTTGATTGTGTGATGCCAACCCGCAATGGCCGCAACGCAATGCTTTTCACACGCAACGGAATCATGAACATGCGCAATAAAAAATGGGAAGACGACTTTTCACCGATTGATGAATCCAGTCCGCTCGGGATTGACAAGACCACATCCAAATCATATATGCGCCATCTTTTTGTCGCAGGTGAGATGCTTGGACCAATACTCGCCAGCATTCACAATCTGGCTTTCTATCTGCGTTTGGTGGCCGAAGCCCGCCAGGCAGTGATTGAGGGAAATTACGAAACCTGGGCCGCCGAAGCCGAAAAACAAACCATGACCCGCCTTTGA